TCTCCCAGAGGGACTAACTGGTGACTCCTGTGCTCCAAAACAGAACACATCAAGCAGACACGTGTCTGATCGCTCTGACAGAACAGCTCCAAAGGTTTGCTGTGCTTTGGACACATCCTGGATTCCAGGTTCTCCACAGGCTCCACCAGCTGATGTCTTCTCAGGCCTGATGCTGTCAGATGAGGCTCCAGGTGAGTCTCACAGTAGGAGAACACACAGTCCAGGCAGGACTTCAGGGCCTTCACTTTGGTTCCAGTGCAGACGTCACAGGGAACTtctcctggtgctgctgctttctTCTCAGATTCACGTCTGAACTGAGAAACCATCTCATGCATCATAATATTGACCTTCAGCTGAGGTTTAGTGCTGAACACCTGATTACACACGGGACACCTGCTGGTGGTACTGGTGTCCCAGTGTGTGCTGATGCATGTTTTGCAGAAGTTGTGTCCACATGGTGTGGTGACTGGATCAGTGAGCACCTCCAGACAGATGgagcacaggaagtgatgttcaGACGTCCCACTGCAGGCAGGAGACATGTTCACAAACTGAGggacagagacaagcagcacattAACAGGACCCTCTCATTGTTGTGGAACGTTCCTTTACTAATGTTTCTGAGTCCATCTCACTGAGATCACCTctagacatttttaacacctcactggagacatgcactgtaccagcctgttttaaggcctccaccatcgttcctgtccctaaaaagctgaggatcacaggacttaatgactacagacccatcgctctgacatctgtggtcatgaagtcctttgaacgcctcatgctctcccacatcaaggacatcaccgacccccacctggaccccctgcagtttgcctatagatccaacaggtcagtagacgatgctgtaaacctggctctccacttcatcctccagcacctggactccccaggctcctacgccaggatcctgtttgtggacttcagctctgcttttaatacaataatcccagctctccttcaggacaagctttcccagctgaacgtgccagactccacctgcaggtggatcacagacttcctgtctgacaggaagcagcacgtgaagctgggaaaaaccatctctgctccccggaccatcagcactggatctcctcagggctgtgttctttctcctctgctcttctccctgtacaccaacagctgcacgtcctctcaccagtcggtcaaactcctgaagtttgcagacgacacgaccatcatcggtctcatcgctgatggagacgagtccgactacaggtgggagacagaccggctggtgtcctggtgcagccagaacaacctggagctcaatgctttaaagacagtggagatgatagcagacttcaggaagaacccagcccccctcacccccctcaccctgggagactctacagtgagctctgtagagtacttctgcttcctggggaccatcatcactcaggacctcaagtgggagctgaacatcagctcccttatcaaaaaagctcagcagaggatgtactttttgcggcagctgaagaagttcagtctgccaacaaagatgatggtgaacttctacagctccatcatccagtccatcctctgctcctccatcaccatctggtacgctgcagctacggccaaggacaaggccagactgcagcgtatcatccactctgcagagaaggtcatcggctgcaatctgccctccctccaggacctgtacgcctccaggattttgaggcgtgcaggaaagattgtggccgacccctcccaccccggtcataaactgtttcaatctctcccttctggtaggaggtttcggtccatcaggaccagaacctccagacacaaaaacagcttctttccctctgccaccatccacatgaacacaccccaagtcacccactgaaccccccccccccccccacccgatcaccacctccaccagcttgatacctgctgcactgtatatatatatatttatattatatttatcctatttatcctttattctctatctatcctttatttatccctcatcctttatatttatcattattattattattattgttgctgggttgtgctttgttgttctgtttttatttcttttatttctttttgttgcttgttttgtgcaccaaccaccaagtcaaattccttgtactgtcctcaaaactgtacatggcaaataaaacatttctgattctgattctgattctgattatttagcattgattcagtcatcctgtagtaatgtggacagtcggctgtgcctcagcagctgaatgtaaaagtgcaatagtTTTAATGTTTAAGGTTCAAATTAGTTCTAAAGTTCTCTCGTATTGACACTggaatttttctaaattatagGTTAGGTTTTTtgcgcattttattttaatgtacaatcttttttctttaaaataaccaaTATATTGTGTAATAACAGACTGAAGTTTAACATAGCACAAATCTTTAAAGTCTGCATGgaccacacactacatttaacagtgattttgtttgggaacaaattaaattactttacttgtaACTTATAAATACACGTCATTTCTGTGCAACTTGTGACTGAAATTCACAAATTGTGATTAATCGTGATTATTTAGTCAGATTTGCAATtgattggttattttttaatccattcacggctaatttatattaaaaaaaatacgttCCCCATGAGCAGTAGAGACCTTTCTTAGATGATATCACACATCACATGACTTTTAGTGGTGGGTGGTAGATGATGGAAACCATTGGCAAActgtttacacatttaatcTCTAACCTAGAAACTGGTTAGATATATTTGCACttcaatcctgttttttttttttcaaaatgaacattacatttatatcaaaCCTCATTTGGACTCCGTAGAATGAAAGTTAAAGATATGGAAAACGTCACGTTACCAAGTCTAAACTTTAGTTCAAGTTATCTTCAATGTTCCtcaaataaagatatctatgtagttgtagatatctga
The sequence above is a segment of the Gouania willdenowi unplaced genomic scaffold, fGouWil2.1 scaffold_235_arrow_ctg1, whole genome shotgun sequence genome. Coding sequences within it:
- the LOC114459036 gene encoding E3 ubiquitin-protein ligase TRIM47-like, encoding MGHLTSKFVNMSPACSGTSEHHFLCSICLEVLTDPVTTPCGHNFCKTCISTHWDTSTTSRCPVCNQVFSTKPQLKVNIMMHEMVSQFRRESEKKAAAPGEVPCDVCTGTKVKALKSCLDCVFSYCETHLEPHLTASGLRRHQLVEPVENLESRMCPKHSKPLELFCQSDQTRVCLMCSVLEHRSHQLVPLGEDLFEDKKVYLQQMIQKRREKLEVIRESVRFRKEAADRAKAEGVEVFTALMELVRRGLKELMKTMKEQQEAEEKLFYAVCSEELKVR